The Athene noctua chromosome 25, bAthNoc1.hap1.1, whole genome shotgun sequence region TTTCAAAGCGGCGCTGAGCGTTAATAAGGAACATCTCGCCTATGTGGGGGTGAAGTTTGGAGAGAGGAACTATCTTGCAGTAAGAGACTTTTAAATTTATCCCTAATGGGAGGACACGTGTAACCTAATCCGAGTTACTCAGAAGATCGAGGACGTACAGGGACACGTACAGGGCTGCCGTGGCTGAGAAGGCTTCTTCGGTGCAGACAGCAGATCCGTCTTTCTGGAGCTTCACTCCGCTCATCCCAACCAGGGCAATGGTTATTTTTTCATCCTTCTCTTGTGAGAAGGAGAACAAGCTGGCATCCACGCTGAAACCCCCCTTCCTGCTTTCGATGTCGTTTTCCAAGATGCTCTCAACCTTcgcagcaacaacagaaaaagcacaGTCAGTGTTTTAATACTCCCGTCTGTGGAAGTCATTAAGTAAGTAAATTATCTTTTTGACTCGTGCAGTGCTTTACTGTCTTGCAGGTGCACTATATAATCCACATATGGGACCTCTCACTCTGAAAGATTAGCGTGCTCCTGTATTCAGTTCCcagtttttttctgaattagttATGTCCAAGGAATTAAAATTGTAGTGtgcttttgtgttggttttttgaaGTCTGGAGCCAGAGAAGCCAGAAGATTCTGACTACCATTTCAAGGAAAATGGTGGTCAGCTGTGTTCAATTTAATGTTTATTATAAGAAAAAACAGTTGTTAAAAATCTTAGGTCTTCATGTCTTGGGCGGATTTCTCTCAAAGTGAGTGTTTTGATCCCTGCCAAGTTTGAAGCAATTATTCTTGCCAGTGCAAGCTGAGATGCTGCTACCTCTGTCATCATCTAAACATTGCTTTACTTGAAATAACACCCCCCTGCCCCTTCATTTTGAGCCAAATGTGATGTATGTTCTCTCACCAGCTTAAGCTGTTGGCTCACAATCTTCTCCTCCAAGGACTCtagtaacagcagcagctgatTCTCCGTTAGCTCTGCAGAATTAAAACaggtttttacaaaaaaaaccaacccaccagtGTTTTAGAGACACCTGGCGAGATGTGAAGGGTGACCATTAACTCTCTTTCAGGGAATGCCTGTTTggtcaaacatttaaaattaattattaatgcCGCCTCCCTGCGAGACAGACGCGGCTGATGCTCTGGGTGCGGGTGACACTGAGTGTAGAGACCGAGGGGGTTGAGGGGAGGGTCAAGCCATGTTTTGTGGGAAAGAACCCTGGAATTTGCACTGCTCTGTCTGTAAAGTAATCTCGCCACCTTTACTGCTGATTTCCAGCCCTTTTTTCAGGGATCCTGCTGTTCCTGGACCGACGGGTAATTGAGTGTAACGCTCCTGGCAGTCGCTGCTCTGCCACTGTCgctgaacagcagcagctgcgGACAGGTCTGTGCCCTCGGCATAAACCACCTGCGTTCCCAggctcagaaattattttacttcaatcCTCTGCAAGTCTCTCACTCTCTAAGTTTTCTATATTCTGTTAGTCTTGTCAGTAGGAACATTCTTAATGTGTTCTGGTGCTACTGGGCTTCTCTAGTCAAACAGCCTCACCATCCAGAGCATCAAGAGTGTAGGTGATGGCTCCTGCCAGCTTGAGGAGATGTCTTGATGAATCCTGTAAGCTGCTCAACAGGTCTTTTAAGTCTGGGCTTTCTGTTTTCAGCTCACAACTATCAGTTTCATCAAGAACTGCTTCCATCTaggaagataagaaaaagaaacaccagGATTTAAGAGAAGAGGCTGCTGCTGATCCCTTGCAGTCTAGAGACAGAAGCCTATGAACAGTCATGTGTCCCCCCTCCCTAAGCTATTTATGAGGCTGTAATTGAGGCTTTAGCATTCTCACTGGCTCTGGTTAAAGCCAGAATATGAAATTTAAATGGTTTGATACCTTCAGGTAAATCTGCAAGGCTGTATATAAGGAATTGAGggcaccttcagcaagttcaccaacgacagCGAGCTGTGTGGTATGGTCAGTcctgagggacctgggcaggctggagaggtgggaccgtgtgaacctcatggagctcaacaaggccaagggcaaggtcctgcccatgggctggggcaatccccagcacaaacccaggctgggcgaggaggggatgagagcagccccaaggagaaggacttgggggtgttggtgggtggaaaactgcctgtgagccagcaacgtgcactggcagcccagaaagccacccgtgtgctgggctgcaccccgagcagagtgggcagcagggcgagggggggattcacccctctgctccgctctcaggAGACCCCCGAGATCATGGCTGTCTCTGTATTTATAAATCCTGGCAGTAAGGAGAACTTTGCTTACTTTCTGGCTCAGCTCGTGAAAGAGGTTCCTGTCTCTCATCACACCTTTGATGGCTCTTAAAAATACGACGCACAGGTCAGAAGACAACTTCAAGAGAATTGTCAAATTCTGTCCAACTTCTGCCTTCAGCGTTCCTAATGTTCCTTGTGAGAAACCTGAAAACCAGAGAGTCCAAATATGTCACTTCTAAACCAGACAATCCCACAAGAAGCTCACTGGCACCCCCGGATTTAGAATTTGAAACATTTCTGTggatattttcaaaagcaatacGCAATTTTGAGTTGGATGGTTGTCATGTCTCAGGTAACAGGCAGTGCTCTGCAGCAAACACGTTGCTTTTGGTGGTTTGTGTTTAtccttaatggttggactaggtgatcttcaaggtcttttccaacctagatgattctgtgatcctgagAGATCCCATCTCACCCAAAGTGGGTAAAAGTGGTGCAAGTCGTAGTAAAATACATTGCTCACCATCAGATACGAACTTCTTTGAAATCTCTCCTGGGAAATAGTCAAGATCTGCAACAGGATAAAAAGGGCATTACTGatgtagaaaaatacataaaagctggatggtgtgtgtgtgtgtgtgttttaccaGGGCGGTTGTTTTTAAGTCTGAAGATACTGGTATCCCAGTTCTGAACTCTCACGTGCTAGGCGTAGGTCAGACTGCTGTTCGTACTCTTCCCCGGTGCATCTGTCCTCTGCCCATTCGTTTAAAACTCGTTATTCCAACACCTTATTCCCTATCATGTGCCTTATACTGACCGTTAAGTGTGTTAAAATACGAGTAAATTAAAATCACAGCTTGTACTGGGCGGGATCCGTGTGGGTGTGGGAAGCACAGAGCACAGGGGACACAAGCCGAACGCGgtctctcagatcctgcagcagGTTCTGTGGATCTCAGTCCCCTCTTTACCTATGCAGCGTAAGTGTCTTTTTACACCAGTCTTCCCACTGAGGGGTCAGCCGCCCTGTGCTTCTCCCTGGCTCCTCTCCTGAGtagggaaagaagaggaaaacctCTGCCCTCTGTGCCGTTATtcagcaggagctctgcagtTCCTGAAATTTAGAGCTGAGACTTGAGTAttgctcttttgttttccttaccaaacaccccaaaactgtaTCTCTTTCCCAGGTAGCCCTTATGTACTACGTACGGCCTTTTCCCAGGCGGTTTCCGTCACTCTCATTGCATCTGTGTCCTTGCAAATGAGCTAAGGGTGGCCGTGGGGCTGAATGCTATTCAGAAGAtggtttttcctcttctgtgttgtTTCCTGCATGGAGGCCTTGGTAGTTTCTGAAAGTTACTTACCCCACGATCCATCTGTAATGGTCAGGTGGATCGCCCTGAACGCCAGGGTGCAGCCCTTGGGTATAATTATGCTTTCATTGCTTTCTCGGGTGCCCtgctcagtgaaaaaaaaaaaaaaaaatcagttactagGCCTGGATGGCGTGCAGGGGTTTGGGAAGGACCAACTCCTGAGCCCGAAGAGAGATCAAACCTTTGTACAAAGCTCGGCGTAAAGCTGGGCCGCGAAGCTCCCATCTGCCTTGGTGGACTCCTCGAAGCTGGTCTCCTCGGAGTTTTCTATTGTTTCATGAACGATGTATAAATTCTGGCCTGTTTTCTGTAGTTGTTTAATGAAGGAGTGATTCACATTCAGTTttctaaaggagaaaaaggatGCAATATCCTGGCTGAAAGTGTCTGGTTTTCTGTGAGCTGTGACAAAAGCTCTGTAGTCTACGCGGAGTCGGGAGCCTTCTGCTCGCGTCCCTTCTGCGGTCACACGAGTACGTGTAAATACCACAGTGTCGGGagcttctgggggaaaaaacatgGCAGAAAACAGGCTGCAGTAATTGCTGTCCTCAGTGTGTTCCCCTCCTATTCTGAGGGGGACTGGGGCAGCGAGGCCGTGACCTGGCAGGTCGTACAGGTGATGTGTCCTGCTCTCCACGCTCCTCTCCAGGCACAAACCCTGAGAAGAGATGGCTTGGCTCCAGCTGAGCCACGTTCTGAATTACAAAGAAATCTATAAGCGTTACAAAGCCACGTAAGGAATCTTCATCACCTCTCTTTCCTGTCCTCCAGAAGTGTGCATGCTTAGGGGGAATGCATGCTCTCGGGTCTTAATCTTGGGGTTTGGCTGTTGAAAAACCCTTGTGTGCCCTGGCATGGGGTAGAGGAGGATGACTGCAGGTTCTCCCTGTGTCTGCCTTACCTTTCTGTTCTCAGTGCGTCGAGTCTCGGGACCGAGATGTGGTTCTTCTCCAGCCTGATGGACCATCCTTTGGACAAGGAGAAAGCTCCTTGCACCTTTACTCTTGTAGAGTCAACACAAAGGCTCAGACTCCCATCAACTTTGTCACTGAAGCTTTTCTTGACTGTAAACTGCCTTGAACCTTGACCAGCTTCATTGAGAAAGAGGaactctgaaataatttgatgCATTAGCTTAAGCATGATTCCACAGACTCAATGTTATAACTATTGCACGCACCGGAAAGATGAAACATAGAGTTCAGGCACAAATGATCCAGATGTTTTGTCTATGGAAATGGAAAACTTGAGAATGATAAACCTGGGCTTTACCTGTGCTTTTATCGTCTTCTCTAGGCAGCAGCACGTCGTCGAATCTGTAGCATGTCCGTTTGTAGCGGGGAGATGGGCAGAatatggtttttctttttcttctcacaaGGCAGAGGAGTCTGAAATGTTCGTGGTCTAAGATGCTCTGAACTGGGACCAGGTCTCCTTTTGGGTCTATTTGATTTACTAGGGATTGGGTGACTTTCTTAAACATTCTGCTGTGGCCGGATGAATTTCTGAACCAAAGCGAAGTGTACTTGTGCCTTAGGAAAGAGGCAAGACAAGTTAAGCAAAATGACTTGAAATACAAGCAGAAGGTCATGAGAAAATATCTGTTACTTTTAATTAATAAGAACTTTTCCAGAATGAGGGTAACCCATAAAATCCCGCATTGGTACAAGGACACACTTTTCACAGGACTGCACAGGGAAGCACCTGGAGGGGTGGGAGTACGAGCTGTGGTTTGTTCAGGCTCATCCCCCTTTCTGATGAACTCCCAGTGGGGACTGGGGAGGCAGCTCTTTCCATTAAGGTATTTTGTTGCATAGACCAGTACATACCATCATCATTTTCGTTACTAAAGTAGACCTTGCTCCTTAACCTAGGACCTATCACAGCCCTAAATGCTTTAATCTTTAATTAATGCGTTGCCCTGACGTGAAGTTTGAAAAGTGCTCGAGCAATTTCTTGCTGGTTTTGCCTCTGCGTTTCCCCCGTGTGTCCTGTCGCCCGGCAGACAGGAATGGGTTCACATTGTTTTGAAATGGAGCATTAGGAAAATGATTTCATCAGCGTCTTACTGCAAGGAAGTGAAAGTGCTGAGAGTTGAAGAGTGGGTTGAGGGGGGAGGTAGGAGAGCTTGTTTTATGGCAAACGTCccccaaaatataaaaaaaataaatcatcccaGCACAGCTACCTGGGTATGCCCTGGCGCTCTGCCTGTATCCCCCGCAGAGGAGAGCCGCGTGTTGGAGAGGCAGAAACGAAATGACTGTTGGTTTCCTGTTGCAGCTTGGTTTTTACTCCAGTTTGTTTGGCTTCTCGCTTCAGTTGCCATATGTGAGGCGTGATGAAGAACAACTTTGATCTACAAATGAAAAAACCTCCTGTACTTACTGAGAAGAAAAGCGTGCGGGTCTCTCCTTCTTCTGCACCTTCTAGCGAGTCTTGCCAGAGAAGAGACGCTGATCCCCGTGTGCGGTTCAGATGAGCAAACGGGGGGGAATCTTCCCTCTCCCTAATGTCCTGCAGGGGTCTGAAAAAAGAGACTGACTTCATCGGATTCGTCCAGAAAGTAAGAAGACTGTCACATCGCAAAGGATGGGGGTGTTGCATGCggtggagctggggagggggaaacagTCCTGTGCGCTTAACGTGGGAGCATTTTAGTCGTTCTTACAGGGCTCGATCCCTTGGGAGACTTcggaaagaaataaaaactaaaccaGAACAATTAACAGACAGTTTGCTCC contains the following coding sequences:
- the GSDMA gene encoding gasdermin-A; its protein translation is MFKKVTQSLVNQIDPKGDLVPVQSILDHEHFRLLCLVRRKRKTIFCPSPRYKRTCYRFDDVLLPREDDKSTEFLFLNEAGQGSRQFTVKKSFSDKVDGSLSLCVDSTRVKVQGAFSLSKGWSIRLEKNHISVPRLDALRTERKLNVNHSFIKQLQKTGQNLYIVHETIENSEETSFEESTKADGSFAAQLYAELCTKGTRESNESIIIPKGCTLAFRAIHLTITDGSWDLDYFPGEISKKFVSDGFSQGTLGTLKAEVGQNLTILLKLSSDLCVVFLRAIKGVMRDRNLFHELSQKMEAVLDETDSCELKTESPDLKDLLSSLQDSSRHLLKLAGAITYTLDALDELTENQLLLLLESLEEKIVSQQLKLVESILENDIESRKGGFSVDASLFSFSQEKDEKITIALVGMSGVKLQKDGSAVCTEEAFSATAALYVSLYVLDLLSNSD